A section of the Amblyomma americanum isolate KBUSLIRL-KWMA chromosome 2, ASM5285725v1, whole genome shotgun sequence genome encodes:
- the LOC144120002 gene encoding uncharacterized protein LOC144120002 gives MNSHRWHPPPPEEELEELDEEEEGAPCDTASTQERRDVVAGRPWQQQRSTRAEEVRQLLTETRRTNDLHEARAAEDATFHVRLLEEQRRTTTAVRSLTAAVTQLTAAVTETGAHMVRTAEAARADTMRLTVQVVLAVALIVRVLNNQVQPPQ, from the exons ATGAATTCACATagatggcaccccccccccccggaagaaGAGCTGGAGGAgctggacgaggaggaggagggcgcaCCTTGTGACACAGCCT CTACACAGGAGCGGCGAGATGTGGTGGCGGGGCGtccgtggcagcagcagcggagcacgcGGGCGGAGGAGGTCCGCCAGCTGCTGACAGAGACGCGGCGGACCAATGACCTCCACGAAGCCCGTGCTGCTGAGGACGCCACATTTCATGTGCGCCTCCTAGAG GAACAGCGGCGAACAACAACAGCAGTGCGCAGCCTGACGGCGGCAGTGACACAATTGACTGCCGCCGTCACAGAAACCGGGGCGCACATGGTGCGCACTGCTGAGGCGGCAAGGGCCGACACGATGCGCCTCACCGTGCAAGTGGTACTTGCGGTGGCCCTGATTGTACGTGTTTTGAACAATCAGGTACAGCCACCGCAGTAA